In Desulforhopalus sp., the genomic stretch CAGGCAAAAAGTAACTATCTCGGCGGCAAGTGTTGCCAAGATTCGGTTTTTCCCAGTGAAGGCTACCATCTTTCGGTGCCGGGTATGATTCTTAATCAGATTTTGCAATGGGGTTGTGTCGCATTCCGGATTGGCGATATAGGTACCAATTGTTTCTCCTGAAATTATTGCCGAAAAAATACCTTCGCCTGTCAGACCTGAAGCCAGGCCGGCGGCGTCACCAACGAGAAATGTATTGGCGAACCGCCAACCGCGAAAATCAAAATTAATCAGTTCCGCTGTTGCCTTATGCTGTCGGAGCGGATAGCCGTGGTGCTCTCCCCAATTCAAGAGATTGGCCTTAAGGTCACTTGCCTTCATACATTTGGAATCGACATATGCTCCAATCGAAACGGTATTGCGGTGGGGGAATACCCACGCATAACCATTGGCAAAAAGGGAACTGTCTAAATGCCACTGCATTTCCGGGTAGTCCCCAGCAATTTGATAATTTATCCCTATACCGACATCAGTAATGGGTAAACCGAGATTTCTTCTTACCAGTGAAGATGAGCCATCGGCACCGACCAGATTTTTAAAGGCCAGTCGCTGCTCTCTGCCTGTTACTTTGTCGAGATACAGAATGTTGCTATTTTCTATAGAGAGTACCTGACAGCCAATGCGAACCTCTGCTCCCGCCTCAGCGGCACTCTGAGCCATTCTTTGTCCCAGCTTTTCCCTGTTTACCGTCGCTATAATCGGGCTTGGTTCAGATACACAGGCGCGTTGACTTTTTGTAAAAATATGCTGCTTCGCAAACTGTTTTTCGGAGATATCTGCCGGGACTTTTTTAAGTAATCCATTCCAGGTGATACCTCCGGCGCATACCTTTTTCCCAATCTGCATTGACCGGTCAAGAACCAGAGTGGAGAGGCCATTCATAGCTGTGGCTTTGGCACAAGCAAGTCCACCTGGTCCGGCTCCTATAATGATAACATCATAGTTCATAGAGTGATTGTCCGGCAATAAAGTGCTTCCAAGGAGTGGTAGGTTGTTTGGATGTCTTGATACGTTTTTCTAGATATCCTAGTGTGTTGTAGTGAGTTTTCTGCAATTTTGTGAGTACTTTGGCTGTCTGGTGAAGAAGATATACAACAAAAAACCTGCTTGACGCTAATAAAATGCATCAAGCAGGTTCGCTTTGCTTTTTGGGCAACAAAAAATATGAAGGCCTATCCTTCAGTGAGCATTGCCATGTAATATTCTTTATTCATCCGAGCGATGTTACGAATGGAAATTCCCTTGGGACAAACAGCTTCACATTCACGGGCATTAGTGCAATTGCCAAAACCTTCTTCGTCCATTTTGCTTACCATTGCTATGGCTCGTTTTTTTCGCTCAACCTGACCTTGGGGGAGAAGGGCGAGTTGGGAGATTTTAGCGCTGGTAAAGAGCATGGCGGCGCCATTCGGACAGCTGGCAACACAGGCTCCACAACCAATACAAGCTGCCGCATCCATTGCCAGTTCAGCCTGCTGGGATGGGATCGGCATGCTGTTGCCGTCTGGTGTGCCGCCAGTGTTGACAGAGACATAGCCGCCTGCTTGGATGATACGATCAAGCGCTGAACGGTCGACCAAAAGATCTCTCTTAATGGGGTATGCCCGTGACCTAAAGGGTTCTATGACGAGAACATCGCCACTTTGGAAATGACGCATATGAAGTTGACAGAGGGTTACCTCCTTTTCCGGACCGTGAGCGACGCCGTTGACAACAGCACCGCACATTCCACAGATTCCCTCCCGGCAATCGTGGTCGAATGCCACCGGATCCTTTTGTTCCTTTGTCAGTTTTTCATTGAGCACATCGAGCATCTCAAGGAATGACATGTCGGTATGGATTCCGTCCAGAGCGTAGGTTTCGAAAGCACCCAAGGCGTCACTGTTCGGTTGTCGCCAGATTTTCAGCGTCAGGTTAATGCTGCTCATAATTTCTTTACCTTAAGAATTCAATTTGAAGTCCGCTGCTGTGCTGCCTGTAGACGTTTATTTGTAGCTGCGTTGACTGGGAGTCACATACTCAAAAACCAGTTGCTCCTTGTGCATTACAGGCTCTTCTCCTTCACCGACGTGTTCCCAAACAGAAACGTGTGAAAAATTTGCGTCATCCCGTTTTGCCTCATTTTCCTCAGTCTGGCTTTCTTCACGAAGATGGCATCCGCAGGATTCCTCTCTGGCAAGAGCGTCGCGGATCATGATTTCGGCGAATTCCAGGAAATCGGCGACTCTGCCCGCTCGCTCCAGCGATTGATTTATTTCTTTATTGGTGCCTGGAAGATACACAGAATCCCAGAATTTTTGCCTGATTTTGGGCAGTTGCGAAAGTGCCGATTCAAGACCGGCTTTATTTCTGGCCATTCCACAATTATCCCACATCAATCGGCCAAGCTCTTTGTGGATTTCATCAACAGTAAACTTGCCTGCTGGACCACCCACGCTATTTTTCAAAATCTTCGATATTCTGTCTTCAACCCATCGTTTAGATTCGATAAAGGAAGGCTCATGCTCGCTTACCTTATTGAACTTATTCGTTCCCAGGTAGTGGGCAATCGAGGTGGCTATAACAAAATAGCCGTCGGCCAGACCTTGCATCAAGGCACTTGCCCCAAGACGGTTGGCGCCATGGTCAGAGAAGTTGCACTCGCCAATGGCAAAAAGGCCGGGGATAGTGGTCATCAAATCGTAGTCAACCCATAGTCCACCCATGGTGTAGTGGACCGCGGGGTAGATCATCATCGGCTCAACCATCGGGTCGCTGTCGGTGATCTTTTCGTACATCTGGAACAGGTTGCCATATTTCTTATAGATGGTCTCCTTGCCGTCACGCTTAATAGCTTCGGCAAAATCCAGATATACGGCAAGGCCAGTGCTGCCAACGCCCTTGCCAAGATCGCATTGCTCCTTGGCATTGCGGGAAGCGACGTCGCGGGGCACTAAATTTCCAAAACTCGGATACTTGTTTTCGAGATAATACTCCCTGTCGGCCTCTGGAATGTCGGCAGGTTTTCGGGTGTCACCCTTGGTCTTTGGCACCCAAACACGCCCATCATTGCGCAGACTCTCGCTCATCAGAGTGAGTTTTGATTGATAATCACCGTGAACCGGGATGCACGTTGGATGAATTTGCACAAAGGATGGGTTGGCGAAACCCGCGCCGCGTTTATGAGCCCGCCAGGCCGCTGTAACGTTGGAGGCCATGGCGTTAGTTGAGAGAAAATAGACATTGCCATATCCTCCCGTTGCCAGAATCACGGCATCAGCCGAATGACTTTCAATTTCTCCGGTCATAATATTGCGGACGGTGATGCCCCTTGCTCTTCCTTCAACGATAACGACATCCATCATTTCTCTGCGGGTATACATGGTAACCCGGCCACTGTGTATCTGTCGCGAGAGGGCGCCGTACGCTCCAAGGAGAAGTTGCTGTCCCGTTTGGCCTCGGGCATAAAAAGTCCTGGAAACCTGGGCTCCGCCAAAAGACCTGTTGGCAAGAGTACCGCCATATTCACGGGCGAAGGGAACTCCCTGGGCAACACATTGATCGATTATTTGGTTGCTCACCTCGGCAAGTCGGTACACATTTGCCTCTCGGGCACGGAAGTCACCACCCTTGATGGTGTCATAGAAAAGCCGATGGATCGAATCACCGTCATTTTGATAATTCTTGGCTGCGTTGATACCCCCTTGAGCGGCTATAGAGTGTGCTCGTCTAGGGCTATCTTGAATACAGAAGGTTTTGACCTGGTATCCCTGCTCGGCAAGGGTTGCAGATGCCGAGGCGCCAGCAAGGCCAGTACCAACGACGATTACGCTGAATTTCCTCCTGTTGGCTGGGTTGACAAGCTTGTTGGAAAAACGGTGATTGCTCCATTTTTTCTCCAGGGGTCCGGACGGTGCACGCGAATTGAGTTCCATATAGCAAAGCCTTGTCTGATTTCTTTTAGTTGAGAATCTCAGAAATGAGATTTTCGGGAAAAAGTATACTATGCGTTACTTTGGGCTATTAAAAAGAAGCCCCTAAACCGGTCATAAAATAAAAGGCAATTCCACCAAATATCAAAAAGAAAAACGCCGGGACAATTATGCTGAGCCGCGCGATCAGTGTGTTGTATCTGGGATGGTTCACGCCAAAGGTCTGCAG encodes the following:
- a CDS encoding NAD(P)/FAD-dependent oxidoreductase — protein: MNYDVIIIGAGPGGLACAKATAMNGLSTLVLDRSMQIGKKVCAGGITWNGLLKKVPADISEKQFAKQHIFTKSQRACVSEPSPIIATVNREKLGQRMAQSAAEAGAEVRIGCQVLSIENSNILYLDKVTGREQRLAFKNLVGADGSSSLVRRNLGLPITDVGIGINYQIAGDYPEMQWHLDSSLFANGYAWVFPHRNTVSIGAYVDSKCMKASDLKANLLNWGEHHGYPLRQHKATAELINFDFRGWRFANTFLVGDAAGLASGLTGEGIFSAIISGETIGTYIANPECDTTPLQNLIKNHTRHRKMVAFTGKNRILATLAAEIVTFCLKTKIINFNSIEMAR
- a CDS encoding succinate dehydrogenase/fumarate reductase iron-sulfur subunit is translated as MSSINLTLKIWRQPNSDALGAFETYALDGIHTDMSFLEMLDVLNEKLTKEQKDPVAFDHDCREGICGMCGAVVNGVAHGPEKEVTLCQLHMRHFQSGDVLVIEPFRSRAYPIKRDLLVDRSALDRIIQAGGYVSVNTGGTPDGNSMPIPSQQAELAMDAAACIGCGACVASCPNGAAMLFTSAKISQLALLPQGQVERKKRAIAMVSKMDEEGFGNCTNARECEAVCPKGISIRNIARMNKEYYMAMLTEG
- a CDS encoding fumarate reductase/succinate dehydrogenase flavoprotein subunit; translated protein: MELNSRAPSGPLEKKWSNHRFSNKLVNPANRRKFSVIVVGTGLAGASASATLAEQGYQVKTFCIQDSPRRAHSIAAQGGINAAKNYQNDGDSIHRLFYDTIKGGDFRAREANVYRLAEVSNQIIDQCVAQGVPFAREYGGTLANRSFGGAQVSRTFYARGQTGQQLLLGAYGALSRQIHSGRVTMYTRREMMDVVIVEGRARGITVRNIMTGEIESHSADAVILATGGYGNVYFLSTNAMASNVTAAWRAHKRGAGFANPSFVQIHPTCIPVHGDYQSKLTLMSESLRNDGRVWVPKTKGDTRKPADIPEADREYYLENKYPSFGNLVPRDVASRNAKEQCDLGKGVGSTGLAVYLDFAEAIKRDGKETIYKKYGNLFQMYEKITDSDPMVEPMMIYPAVHYTMGGLWVDYDLMTTIPGLFAIGECNFSDHGANRLGASALMQGLADGYFVIATSIAHYLGTNKFNKVSEHEPSFIESKRWVEDRISKILKNSVGGPAGKFTVDEIHKELGRLMWDNCGMARNKAGLESALSQLPKIRQKFWDSVYLPGTNKEINQSLERAGRVADFLEFAEIMIRDALAREESCGCHLREESQTEENEAKRDDANFSHVSVWEHVGEGEEPVMHKEQLVFEYVTPSQRSYK